Proteins from a single region of Limosilactobacillus fermentum:
- a CDS encoding competence protein CoiA, giving the protein MLVAKNERGQLVRASDAQRTRGYRCPECDAPLVLRQGSRVPHFAHRPKQGCQLAQGESELHLLGKETLWWWAKQRGWNPQLEVPFDQIEQRADVLVTIQNHPVALEFQCSPLSARRLAERTQGYQQVGVAVRWLLGPTYQKRLLHREIQARFTQLVNNRPSLTFWEPHRAQLDYLQPIYQGQVGNGRWWAQVGVETVDLHRHASLRDGLVRQAYQAGHQVAACPLVAHGRREWWPLTFERPVRWRLMILLALEQLPLGKSWPPLGWQAWLATQTKWLPLPALTPVQRQALRMHHLNELTADLLQAGIITIRGEEYRYVRLPQWFDDFDQKLAFVRQQEGI; this is encoded by the coding sequence ATGTTAGTGGCTAAAAACGAACGGGGACAACTGGTGCGGGCTAGCGATGCCCAACGGACGCGAGGGTACCGTTGCCCAGAATGTGACGCCCCACTCGTCTTACGACAGGGTAGCCGGGTGCCGCATTTTGCTCACCGGCCTAAACAGGGTTGTCAGTTGGCACAAGGGGAGAGTGAGCTGCACTTGCTAGGGAAAGAGACCTTGTGGTGGTGGGCCAAGCAACGGGGATGGAATCCCCAACTAGAGGTTCCGTTTGACCAGATCGAGCAACGAGCGGACGTTTTAGTGACCATCCAAAATCACCCGGTTGCCTTGGAATTTCAGTGTAGCCCCCTGAGCGCACGTCGGCTAGCTGAACGGACCCAAGGTTATCAGCAAGTAGGAGTGGCGGTTCGTTGGCTACTGGGTCCAACTTACCAAAAGCGGCTCCTCCACCGTGAAATCCAAGCGCGTTTTACCCAACTAGTTAATAACCGGCCCAGTTTAACCTTCTGGGAGCCCCACCGAGCACAGTTAGACTACCTACAGCCAATTTATCAGGGCCAGGTTGGGAATGGTCGTTGGTGGGCGCAGGTGGGTGTTGAGACGGTCGATCTACACCGCCACGCCTCGCTAAGGGATGGGTTAGTTCGTCAAGCCTACCAAGCGGGGCACCAAGTAGCTGCTTGTCCCTTAGTTGCTCACGGGCGTCGAGAATGGTGGCCCTTAACCTTTGAACGCCCGGTACGGTGGCGCCTCATGATTTTGCTGGCCTTAGAGCAGTTACCGCTAGGAAAAAGTTGGCCCCCACTGGGGTGGCAGGCTTGGTTAGCGACACAGACGAAGTGGTTGCCCTTGCCGGCCCTTACCCCAGTCCAACGTCAGGCACTGCGAATGCACCACCTAAACGAGTTAACCGCGGATCTTCTTCAAGCGGGGATCATTACCATCCGCGGAGAAGAGTACCGTTACGTTAGGCTCCCCCAATGGTTTGACGACTTTGATCAAAAGCTGGCCTTCGTTCGCCAACAAGAGGGAATCTAG